Proteins encoded by one window of Primulina huaijiensis isolate GDHJ02 chromosome 1, ASM1229523v2, whole genome shotgun sequence:
- the LOC140991022 gene encoding IRK-interacting protein-like → MADVHTEHSKIGSSESGDGNDVSGEDIQAAFAKAVELRALHAALTQGNKMRFNAASSPVSCLAPPFSAQDYPVFTPSYEDESLPGYPYHLLENQNHTESWDEHTLGTENFDRIPNPKPRKGLLFEFISLEGHKFPAEDQNSGIGSCSNNVTALEKSPGLHSSKSRMNSVGELKSVSSCNRCNPGLISSESGSRTSFYSPPRNRVLKFPWIFSSTKKKNKNESSPDRPKPVEVSESGKDSEIVSTEMLKKELEEAKETRDSALIEVAEMKGSLVDLSQKMEYLETYCEELKKALRQEKLINLPKRGKPGDENAENFMPVSEEVMEEGFLQIVSETRLSMKQFCKILVGQIEETDHSLIDNMNMHLQPHKLSFNSKYSKAVLYHIEAIINQSLYQDFENCIFQKNGAPKILDPHQDFQAQFQSFVALRNLSWNEVLTKGTKYYSDEFSKFCDDKMSGIIATLGWTRPWPEQLLQAFFVAAKCVWLLHLLAFSFNPPLGILRVTENRAFEPHYMDDIFADRQRSQGPSRVKIMVMPGFYVRDRVLRCKVLCRYKYVA, encoded by the exons ATGGCGGATGTTCATACAGAGCACAGTAAAATTGGGAGCAGTGAAAGTGGGGATGGGAATGATGTAAGCGGAGAAGATATTCAAGCGGCGTTTGCCAAAGCTGTGGAACTTCGAGCGCTTCACGCCGCCCTGACCCAGGGAAATAAGATGAGATTCAACGCGGCTTCTTCCCCTGTTTCTTGCCTTGCTCCGCCATTCTCCGCACAAGATTACCCTGTTTTTACTCCA AGTTATGAAGATGAATCTTTACCAGGATATCCATATCATCTGCTGGAAAACCAAAATCACACAGAAAGTTGGGATGAGCATACCTTAGGTACAGAAAATTTCGATCGAATTCCAAATCCAAAACCAAGAAAAGGGTTGCTCTTCGAATTCATAAGCTTGGAGGGACACAAATTCCCCGCAGAAGatcaaaattcgggcataggtTCTTGTTCAAATAATGTTACTGCTCTAGAAAAATCGCCCGGGCTTCATTCCAGCAAATCTAGAATGAATAGTGTAGGAGAGCTTAAATCAGTATCATCTTGCAACAGATGCAACCCTGGTTTGATAAGTAGTGAATCAGGTTCTAGAACATCTTTTTATTCACCGCCAAGAAACAGGGTTCTGAAGTTTCCATGGATTTTTTCTAGTACAAAGAagaagaacaaaaatgaaagtTCACCTGATCGACCAAAGCCGGTGGAAGTTTCTGAAAGTGGTAAAGACTCGGAGATTGTTTCTACTGAGATGTTGAAGAAAGAACTGGAGGAAGCTAAAGAAACCCGAGATTCAGCCTTAATTGAAGTTGCAGAAATGAAGGGATCTTTAGTGGATTTAAGCCAGAAAATGGAGTACTTGGAGACATATTGCGAAGAACTGAAGAAGGCCTTGAGGCAAGAAAAGCTTATAAATCTTCCGAAAAGAGGGAAACCCGGTGATGAAAATGCAGAAAATTTCATGCCAGTTAGTGAAGAAGTGATGGAAGAGGGATTCTTACAGATTGTATCAGAGACAAGATTGTCAATGAAGCAGTTCTGCAAGATTCTTGTTGGGCAAATCGAAGAAACAGACCACTCATTGATCGACAACATGAACATGCATCTTCAACCACACAAACTCTCTTTCAATTCCAAGTACTCTAAAGCGGTGTTATACCATATCGAGGCTATCATAAATCAATCACTCTACCAAGATTTTGAGAACTGTATTTTCCAAAAAAACGGAGCGCCTAAGATCTTGGACCCTCATCAAGATTTCCAAGCTCAGTTCCAATCTTTTGTTGCACTACGAAATCTAAGTTGGAATGAGGTATTGACGAAAGGAACGAAGTATTATAGTGACGAATTTAGCAAGTTCTGCGACGATAAAATGAGTGGCATAATTGCAACTCTAGGGTGGACTAGGCCGTGGCCCGAGCAGCTTCTGCAAGCTTTTTTTGTTGCTGCTAAGTGTGTTTGGTTGCTCCATTTGCTTGCGTTTTCATTCAATCCTCCTTTGGGCATTCTTAGGGTCACTGAAAATAGGGCGTTCGAGCCTCATTACATGGACGATATCTTTGCAGACAGGCAAAGATCACAAGGTCCAAGTAGGGTTAAAATCATGGTTATGCCTGGTTTTTATGTGCGTGATAGGGTACTGAGGTGTAAAGTTCTTTGCAGATACAAATATGTGGCTTGA
- the LOC140991031 gene encoding uncharacterized protein isoform X2, protein MRVYLWRDVQRRRCCFLFTRVNKGREENHQNCMEKYLAPVNSLNQRPRPSNRHRWKRSLIELNGRFEPNYRRCISGLVIQSYSEIGAFPHTYHVDGEPCQTHINWFVDARLNDNPGTTSRWGISAVEFDSKGVYLASVTRSGCLTVHDFDNIHSPDVKEDEAKQLLHVSTSQQLDVIRWNVANQDEIACTSTKSSEVHVYDIGYVASEPVEVLRKRPNITVHGINAHKGFSDIAFSSDDNSRLLASDANGSINVWDRRASDLPCLELSTNSSGTLNSIKLSGDNVIIFGANKLGIVYMWDLRGGRSSTAFSNHKEGYCSPLVAVKLSHELEKIWSLKAQSNIVSKEIHSIDIDPSCPYQLAFHLDDGWSGVLDTNKLQVTHIHCPPPPWLDESDGLTNVSFLRRPCWLPINSIYVVGSSSSNGLYLLDFYPDSASPCHVDYNCDDKSNDRTSGQHIQNRFLSLSEGITACASHPLNGTLVAGTKLSSLLVISDSKVSPSSSWPSV, encoded by the exons ATGCGCGTTTATTTATGGCGGGATGTTCAAAGACGTCGGTGCTGCTTTCTGTTTACTCGAGTCAACAAGGGGAGGGaagaaaatcatcaaaattgCATGGAAAAATACCTAGCTCCAGTTAATTCCTTGAATCAGAGGCCCAGACCCTCGAACAG GCATCGGTGGAAGAGGAGTCTGATCGAATTGAACGGGAGATTCGAGCCAAATTATCGTCGTTGTATTTCTGGCCTCGTCATTCAATCCTACTCTGAG ATTGGAGCTTTTCCTCATACATATCACGTGGATGGAGAACCATGCCAGACCCAT ATTAATTGGTTTGTCGACGCCAGATTGAACGATAATCCCGGCACAACTAGTAG GTGGGGTATCTCAGCAGTCGAATTTGATTCCAAG GGAGTATATCTAGCATCGGTGACAAGATCAGGTTGCTTAACTGTGCATGACTTCGATAATATCCATAGTCCAG ATGTGAAAGAAGATGAAGCAAAACAACTGCTGCATGTATCTACTTCCCAACAACTTGATGTCATCCGTTGGAATGTAGCTAACCAAGATGAG ATTGCCTGCACATCAACAAAAAGCAGTGAAGTCCATGTTTATGACATTGGGTATGTCGCCTCTGAACCAGTTGAG GTGCTAAGAAAGAGGCCCAATATCACTGTTCATGGGATTAATGCTCATAAAGGTTTCTCAGACATTGCTTTTTCTTCTGATGACAACTCAAG GTTGCTCGCTTCTGATGCTAATGGATCGATTAATGTGTGGGATAGAAGAGCTAGTGATCTTCCCTGTTTGGAACTCTCAACCAATTCCTCTGGCACACTTAATAGTATCAAGTTAAGTGGAGACAATGTG ATTATATTTGGTGCTAACAAGCTGGGAATTGTATATATGTGGGATCTGCGTGGAGGACGATCATCTACAGCTTTTAGTAATCATAAAGAG GGATATTGTTCTCCTCTTGTCGCGGTGAAGCTATCACATGAGCTGGAGAAGATATGGTCCTTAAAG GCTCAATCAAATATTGTTTCAAAGGAAATACACTCGATTGATATTGATCCATCGTGCCCTTACCAATTGGCATTTCATCTTGACGATGGTTG GTCAGGTGTTCTAGACACTAACAAGCTTCAAGTGACACATATTCATTGTCCTCCACCTCCTTGGCT GGATGAATCCGATGGTTTGACCAATGTCTCATTCTTGAGAAGACCATGTTGGCTTCCAATAAACTCA ATCTATGTTGTGGGATCGTCGTCCAGTAATGGCCTTTACCTTTTGGATTTCTATCCAGACAGTGCCTCTCCTTGTCATGTGGATTACAA TTGTGATGATAAAAGCAATGATAGAACAAGTGGCCAGCACATACAAAACAGATTTTTGTCTCTCTCTGAAGGTATTACTGCATGTGCGTCTCATCCCCTGAATGGCACCCTTGTGGCTGGAACTAAG CTCTCGTCATTGCTGGTTATTTCTGATTCAAAAGTGTCACCGAGCAGCAGTTGGCCATCCGTTTAG
- the LOC140991031 gene encoding uncharacterized protein isoform X1: MRVYLWRDVQRRRCCFLFTRVNKGREENHQNCMEKYLAPVNSLNQRPRPSNRHRWKRSLIELNGRFEPNYRRCISGLVIQSYSEIGAFPHTYHVDGEPCQTHINWFVDARLNDNPGTTSRWGISAVEFDSKGVYLASVTRSGCLTVHDFDNIHSPDVKEDEAKQLLHVSTSQQLDVIRWNVANQDEIACTSTKSSEVHVYDIGYVASEPVEVLRKRPNITVHGINAHKGFSDIAFSSDDNSRLLASDANGSINVWDRRASDLPCLELSTNSSGTLNSIKLSGDNVIIFGANKLGIVYMWDLRGGRSSTAFSNHKEGYCSPLVAVKLSHELEKIWSLKAQSNIVSKEIHSIDIDPSCPYQLAFHLDDGWSGVLDTNKLQVTHIHCPPPPWLDESDGLTNVSFLRRPCWLPINSIYVVGSSSSNGLYLLDFYPDSASPCHVDYNSRHCWLFLIQKCHRAAVGHPFSKQFRTLGNSTSSRIVQRDTRRMRQDVPCFFWSSGNVIYIFTVSPMNFI, encoded by the exons ATGCGCGTTTATTTATGGCGGGATGTTCAAAGACGTCGGTGCTGCTTTCTGTTTACTCGAGTCAACAAGGGGAGGGaagaaaatcatcaaaattgCATGGAAAAATACCTAGCTCCAGTTAATTCCTTGAATCAGAGGCCCAGACCCTCGAACAG GCATCGGTGGAAGAGGAGTCTGATCGAATTGAACGGGAGATTCGAGCCAAATTATCGTCGTTGTATTTCTGGCCTCGTCATTCAATCCTACTCTGAG ATTGGAGCTTTTCCTCATACATATCACGTGGATGGAGAACCATGCCAGACCCAT ATTAATTGGTTTGTCGACGCCAGATTGAACGATAATCCCGGCACAACTAGTAG GTGGGGTATCTCAGCAGTCGAATTTGATTCCAAG GGAGTATATCTAGCATCGGTGACAAGATCAGGTTGCTTAACTGTGCATGACTTCGATAATATCCATAGTCCAG ATGTGAAAGAAGATGAAGCAAAACAACTGCTGCATGTATCTACTTCCCAACAACTTGATGTCATCCGTTGGAATGTAGCTAACCAAGATGAG ATTGCCTGCACATCAACAAAAAGCAGTGAAGTCCATGTTTATGACATTGGGTATGTCGCCTCTGAACCAGTTGAG GTGCTAAGAAAGAGGCCCAATATCACTGTTCATGGGATTAATGCTCATAAAGGTTTCTCAGACATTGCTTTTTCTTCTGATGACAACTCAAG GTTGCTCGCTTCTGATGCTAATGGATCGATTAATGTGTGGGATAGAAGAGCTAGTGATCTTCCCTGTTTGGAACTCTCAACCAATTCCTCTGGCACACTTAATAGTATCAAGTTAAGTGGAGACAATGTG ATTATATTTGGTGCTAACAAGCTGGGAATTGTATATATGTGGGATCTGCGTGGAGGACGATCATCTACAGCTTTTAGTAATCATAAAGAG GGATATTGTTCTCCTCTTGTCGCGGTGAAGCTATCACATGAGCTGGAGAAGATATGGTCCTTAAAG GCTCAATCAAATATTGTTTCAAAGGAAATACACTCGATTGATATTGATCCATCGTGCCCTTACCAATTGGCATTTCATCTTGACGATGGTTG GTCAGGTGTTCTAGACACTAACAAGCTTCAAGTGACACATATTCATTGTCCTCCACCTCCTTGGCT GGATGAATCCGATGGTTTGACCAATGTCTCATTCTTGAGAAGACCATGTTGGCTTCCAATAAACTCA ATCTATGTTGTGGGATCGTCGTCCAGTAATGGCCTTTACCTTTTGGATTTCTATCCAGACAGTGCCTCTCCTTGTCATGTGGATTACAA CTCTCGTCATTGCTGGTTATTTCTGATTCAAAAGTGTCACCGAGCAGCAGTTGGCCATCCGTTTAGTAAACAATTCCGGACTTTAGGAAACTCCACGTCATCTAGGATCGTGCAAAGAGATACACGAAGAATGCGACAAGATGTTCCATGCTTTTTTTGGTCTTCAGGTAATGTAATATACATTTTTACAGTTTCTCCGAtgaatttcatttaa
- the LOC140991050 gene encoding LOB domain-containing protein 4-like — translation MKESSGRKQGVASPCAACKLLRRRCTHDCVFSPYFPADEPHKFASVHKVFGASNVNKMLQELPEHQRGDAVSSMVYEANARVRDPVYGCVGAISSLQQQIDVLQTQLAYAQAEVVHMRMRQLENASPSSRDSQSRSSKSHFNMDMVVDQDNMDTSLWP, via the exons ATGAAAGAAAGTAGCGGTAGAAAGCAAGGGGTGGCGTCTCCGTGCGCCGCCTGCAAGCTTCTTCGGCGGAGATGTACGCATGATTGCGTGTTTTCACCTTATTTTCCTGCCGACGAGCCCCACAAATTTGCCAGCGTTCACAAAGTGTTTGGTGCCAGCAATGTCAACAAAATGCTTCAG GAGTTGCCGGAGCATCAAAGAGGAGACGCGGTGAGTTCCATGGTATACGAAGCAAACGCAAGAGTGAGAGACCCTGTCTATGGGTGCGTGGGCGCTATATCTTCTTTGCAGCAGCAGATTGATGTGCTGCAGACTCAATTGGCGTACGCGCAAGCGGAGGTGGTGCACATGCGTATGCGTCAATTGGAGAACGCGTCTCCCTCGTCAAGGGACTCGCAATCCCGTAGCTCCAAGTCCCATTTTAACATGGACATGGTTGTGGATCAAGATAATATGGACACTTCCCTTTGGCCTTAA